The segment CCATGGCTGTGCGAAGCGTTGCTGCCTCTCCCTGGAGAAGCGGCACCGACGGCGACAGGACCTTCGCGGCCGGTCGATCGAGCGCAGCGCTCGGCGCCTCGCCGGCGCGGTGAATCCGACGCAACTCGACGCGTAACGGGAGACCGCAGTCCTCGGGCGGAGCGACATCCTGGCGGCGCGACTCGGCACAGCGACTCTCGACACCGCCGCTGTCGAGAAGCTCGCGCTCCGCGGCGCTCCCTGCGCTTGCCTTGGCGAACACGACGTCGGTCCCCGCGGCGACGCGCGCAGCGGAACGCGCCGCAACCTGAAATGCTCCGACCGAGAAGCTCGCAACAACGTGCGTAGCTGCGCCGCAGTCACCCTTGAGCGCCGCAGCGGCGCCGAGGCCGTCGGCCTGATATCGACCGACGACGTTGAGCGCTACGTTCAGCGAGGACGAGGCGTTGATGCTTCCTCCGATGCGCCCCATCAGCATCGGTAGCTCGATTCCCAACTCGTCGTCGCCGCGGAGCAGCGTGACCTCGCGCTGCCGCGACGTGGCGACGTACGAATAAGCATGCGGGGAGGCGCACCCGTCGACCACGCGCATGCGGCAACCTTCTACGCGAACGGCCACCACCCCTACCCGCGCCATGGCTTCGAGCTTCGAGCGATCGAGTGATGACCAATCAATGACCAGGCGCTCGCGCATCTCGGGCTCGTCGGTGCAGGCCTTGGGGACCGGCAGCGGCGGAGCGATGACGGCAGCTGGCGTTCGTCCACCGCCGCATGAGATCACCGCGCACAGGCCGAGTGGAACGCAGCTGAGCCACCTTTTCATGAGCCGCCTCCGCACGTTCGACACACGCCACGGCGAGCCCTTGGATCGAACCGCACATCTTGGTGCCTCCGTCGCACCGCCAACGGCGCCAGCGCGCACCGCGGCTTCGGTTCCGAGGAGAGTGCGACGAGTTGCCAGCGCCTCAGCGGCTCCGCGTGTGTGCCCTACTGCAGGCGCACTTCTGCGGGCGCGCCGTTGCCGTTCGGCCCGCGATCCTCGAGCGTCACGCCGTGGTCATCGATGGCGACGACGCGTGCGTGCGTGCCCGGGAGCACCGAGCCTTTGCTCACGACGATCTGGCGACCGTCGGGCCCCACGACCACCGCCTGGCGCGTGGCGCCCGCGGTCATGACGCCGCTTACCTTGAAGCGCTTCGCGAGGGGCAGCGGCGCGGTCGCTCCTGCGTCGCTCGTGGCAACCGTCAGCGTGGACCCTGCGTCGGCCGGCGACGCCACCACAAGAGCCTCTCCGTCGTTCGCGCCGGTGGGCGCAGGCTTCGCCTCCAGCGCTCCGCTCGCCATCGTCCCGAGCACGACGGCCTGCTGCGAAGCCGGCGGCGCTTGGTAGTACGCGGCCGGCCCAAAGCGCGTGAAGGCGCACACGACGCGCCCTTCGACGCTCCGCCGCCGCGCGTTGTAGTCGGCGACGGCCTTGTTGTACTTCAGGCGCTGGCCGAGGATGTTGTCCTCCGCGCGCTCGAGCGAGCGCATCAGGTCGCGGAAGCGACCGCTGGCCGCGAGCCTCGGGTAAGACTCGTACACCACGGCGGGAACACGACGGAGCGCGACCTCCGTGCGCTGGGCCGCCTCGATGCGCGCCTCCCGGGTGAGCGCGCCGGTGTAGCCCGCGCGGGCCTCGGCAACCTCGACGAACACCGCGTGCTCGTGTGCAGCGGAGGCCTTCGCCACCTCGACGAGGTTGGGGATCAGATCGTAGCGGCGCTGCAGCTGGGCCTCGACGCCGGCCCACTCCCGCGCGACGGCCTCGTTCAGCGCCACGAGCTCGTCATAGGTCGGCGACAGCCGCTTCGCGCCCGCGACGGAGCCCACGAGCAAGACGACGGCGCCGAGAACCAGCGCGATCTTGTGCCGGAGTTGGAGGCGGAAGCGCCATTCAGGCAAGCGCATCAAGGGGCGAGGCTAGCTTCTCTTCGCGGCTTGGATAGCCAATTCATGCGGGTTTATCTGCACGACTCCTGAAGGATCGCGAGTCCCGATTCAAGCGCCGCCACGGCCCGAGGCGATAGCCTCGAGCAGGCTCGCGTGGGCGCGCTGCAGCAGATCACCGTGCCGACCACCGGCGATGCGCAAGAGGCGCGCCCCGGGTATGGCAGCGACCAGACGCTCGCCCATGTGGAAGGGCACGATTTCGTCCGCATCGCCATGGATGACGAGGGTTGGAACCGCGATCGAACGCGCCTTGGAGAGCGTGTCGAAATGGTCCGCGACCAAAAGACCGGCAGGCAGGAACGGGACGACGTCCGTCACGAGATCAGGGATGGACGTGTAGGGCGTCACGAGCACCAGACGGCCGCCGCGCCCGCGCCTCGCCATCTCTGCTGCAACGCCAGTCCCGAGAGAGGTGCCCCAAAGCACGATGCTCGACGGTTCGATTCCGCGTGCGGCCAGCATGTCGAGGGCCGCTTCGGCGTCGGCGTAGAGACCTTGCTCCGTCGGAGCGGCGCCCTTGTCCTCCCCGTACCCGCGGTACTCCAAAAGGACCACGCCGAGGCCCCGCGCGGCGAGCTCGCGGGCGATGCCGGCCGTCTGCTGGGCCACTTCGCGGTTGTTGTGAAAGTGCACAACCAACGTGGCACCACGCTCGGCGTTGAGCTCCAGGACGCGAACCGGCACGCCA is part of the Myxococcales bacterium genome and harbors:
- a CDS encoding LemA family protein, coding for MMRLPEWRFRLQLRHKIALVLGAVVLLVGSVAGAKRLSPTYDELVALNEAVAREWAGVEAQLQRRYDLIPNLVEVAKASAAHEHAVFVEVAEARAGYTGALTREARIEAAQRTEVALRRVPAVVYESYPRLAASGRFRDLMRSLERAEDNILGQRLKYNKAVADYNARRRSVEGRVVCAFTRFGPAAYYQAPPASQQAVVLGTMASGALEAKPAPTGANDGEALVVASPADAGSTLTVATSDAGATAPLPLAKRFKVSGVMTAGATRQAVVVGPDGRQIVVSKGSVLPGTHARVVAIDDHGVTLEDRGPNGNGAPAEVRLQ
- a CDS encoding alpha/beta hydrolase, which translates into the protein MPRRWLMAAALLVSALPPLGVGSRAIARRCLFPTRDVEATAVAPDFVEHHLTARDGVPVRVLELNAERGATLVVHFHNNREVAQQTAGIARELAARGLGVVLLEYRGYGEDKGAAPTEQGLYADAEAALDMLAARGIEPSSIVLWGTSLGTGVAAEMARRGRGGRLVLVTPYTSIPDLVTDVVPFLPAGLLVADHFDTLSKARSIAVPTLVIHGDADEIVPFHMGERLVAAIPGARLLRIAGGRHGDLLQRAHASLLEAIASGRGGA